Genomic window (Leptospira bouyouniensis):
ATAGCATCTGTTACTTCGATTGGATTTGTTTCCATACAATTGGAAAGATGATATGGCTTTAAACTTGGACAAACACCTGTTAAATGGATTGATGGACTGATATAATCCAACCCATTGTCAGAAGAATAATTGATCCGAAAAACTTCCTTTGTTTCTGTTTGTACAAGTGCTGATCCTTCCAATTGTGCCAAGTGGAGATCCGTCAAACGAAGGAAAACAAGTGCTTGCGAATGGGATTTCCAATGGGATTCATCTTTCCAATATTCACGAGGAAAGGAGACAACATTTGCGTCGACTCTGCCTCGTTTGGGTGGAACAAGTGCCGGAAATGTATATTTTCCCTCTGGTTTGGTTTTTCCTTGGATCCGCACTTCATAATAACCGGTGATCAGTGGGAGATCATTCCCTGTTTTTAATTCCACTTCTTGGAAAAGTTTTCTCATTTCTGTGAGGAGTTTCTCCGTTTCATAGAGGTGGATTTGTTTTTGAATCTTTTGCAGAGGGAGTAAAATTTCATTTGGTGAATATGTTTCCCCATGGATCAAAAACTTTGTATCTTGTGGGAGTTTTTGTAAGTAGTGGATGGACTCTTGGATGGCGATTTGTAAGCTGAAAAGCTTTGGATCCCGCAATTTTTGAGACGGTATGATTTTGTTTGGGTTAGCGCCTATAGATTGGGAGTAAAACAATAGGCCAGGGAAAATCCAAAACAAACCAATCAACAACTGTTTCATTACATCCCCTACCTATGATAAGATCGACAAGGGAAGATGGGAATGCGAGAAGAGTTTTTATCTGAAAGACACGATCAAAAGGGTCTTATGTCACATAAGATCTCTGCTGTCCAATCATTTTTCCCAATTCCCCTTGACTTCCATGGGGGTACCAAAAACCTTTCAAAAGACCTCATATTTTTGCGATCATATATAGATAAATTAGGTGTTTCATGAAACGTACATTCCAACCGAGTAAAATTAAACGCGTGAGAACTCACGGATTCCGAGCCAGAATGGCCACCCCAGGCGGAAGAAATGTGATAGCCTCTAGAAGAAGAAAGGGACGTTATAAATTGACAGTTTCCGACGAAAAAATCGGGAGAAAGTTCTAATTTAGGAGCTTCCTTCGGAGACCCTTCGCGACCAAACTAGGATCCAGGAACTCTTTCGTCAGAATCGAAAAATGGGCAAGCCTCCACTTCGTTGGCTTGTTCGGAAAAACGGCCTACCTTTTGCCAGTTTTTTATTTTGCCCCGATAAAACTCACAAAACTGCCGTTTTACGCAATCGTTCGAAACGAATTCTAAGAGAGTTGGTTCGGAAAAATCTTTCTCTGATCCCAGTAGGATACGATTGTGCGCTACTTGTGCAGGTTGGATTTGCGAAATTATCTAAGGAAGACCGAGAGGTTTTGTTCCTTTCGGCACTAAAACAAATCCCATGAATCGGCTGTTTTTGTTTCTTATTTTCCTCTACAAAAAACTGCTCTCTCCACTATTACCACCATCATGCCGATTCACTCCAAGCTGTTCTGAATACGCCAAACAAGCGTTTGAAACCTATCCATGGTACAAAGCGTTTGTTCTTAGCATCATTCGAATTTCTAAATGCCACCCTTATCATGAAGGTGGACATGATCCTTTACCGAAATCTTATAACAAGAGTTAAACTATGCAAAACGATACCAACAACAGACAAGGTCGCTTATTCCTCGCTTTATTTTTAAGTTTAGCAGTATGGATGGGAATCAATTATATCTTTTTTCCACCACAAACTCCGAAACCAAAAACTGTAACCGAAACTGCAAAAACAGATGGTGCTGATAAAGAAAAAACAGCTACAACTGATCCAAAAGCAGAAATCAAAAAAGCCACAACGGAATCTCCCAAACTAAAACCAGTCAAACCTGAAGAGGAAAAAACATTCTCTCTCAAAACTGATTCCTTCTTGGTTCGTTTCTCAAGTTTAGGCGGACGGATCACAGAATACTATATCAAAGATCATAAAGAACCAGATGGTTCTGAATTTGTGATCGCAAAAGACCCAAAGTTCCAAATTGATTTTGAAGGCCAAACAGAAAAAGCAGTAGAACTCACGAGAGGACAAGGCTTTGACTTTAACATCATTGAAGACAAAGACACCATTCCATTTTCTGCATATAATTTAGTTAACTTTAGCTCTAGTTACAATGCAGAGACAAAAACTATTGTCTTCGAAGCACCTTCGCTCGATGGTAAATTTACAATCCAGAAAAAATTCCAATTTTTCCCTTCTGAAAACTACTTTAAGTTCAACTTAACATTAAAAAATAGAACTTCTGAAACCATTCACATTTCTCCATCGAAATCCGATGTATACTTTCGATCCTTTAGTTCCCTCGGTCCTATCTTAAAGAAAAAAGAAGATTTTAATGACCGCGACAATGCTCATTACTTTCGTTACTACTATTTGGATGGAAGTTTTAAAGACCATGTGGATGGAACAAGCACACAAGGATTCTTTGATAATTTATTTGGATCTAACGAAGGAAAAGACACTCGTTACGAAATCAAAAAAGGTTCTAACGACAAAGTTGACTTTGTAGGGACAGGAAGTCGTTATTTTATCGGCGTGATCGATCCACTAAATGACAAACCAGCAGGTGTTTTACTAGATAATCGAAAAGGAAACGAAACTGGTGTCCTACTTGTATATGACAATTGGAAACTTGGTCCTGGTGAAGAAGTAAACTTAGATTATGCGGCTTATGTAGGTGTTCGTGAGTTAGATGGAACTGCATTCCGTGATAGCAAACTCGATCCAAAAATCAATAAAGACTCAACATTTGCGGGACTTAGTGAATCTCTAGACAAATCTTTCAACCAAGGGATCACCACTCCTCTTCGCAATGGTATTGTTTGGATTTTAAAGAAAATTTATTTAGTAATACCTAACTATGGTTGGGCAATTGTCATCTTTGCAATTTTATTCAAATTAGCATTTTATCCGTTGAACAAAAAACAAGCGGAGTCGATGAAAAAAATGCAAGAGTTATCTCCGCAAATCAAACTCATCAATGAGAAATATGCAGAAGATCCAAAACTCAAACAAGAAAAAACGATCGAACTCTATAAAAAGAATGGAACCAATCCGATGGCAGGATGCCTTCCAATGCTCATCCAAATTCCGATCTTTATCGCGCTTTATACTGCATTTTCAGATACGGTAGACCTTTGGAATTCGCCATTCCTTTGGATCAAAGATTTGAGCGAACCAGACACTGTATTCACAACTCCAAAGTTAGCGTTTATTGGCACTTTAGCTATCAACATACTCCCACTCATCATGGTAGCAACACAAGTGGTCCAATCCAAAATGACAACGGTTTCCACAGATCCAAACCAAAAGATGATGATGTATATGATGCCTGTCATCATGTTATATTTCTTTTGGTCGATGCCAGCAGGAGTAACGATGTATTGGACGATGCAAAACATTTTGTCTATTGCACAACAAGTGTATACAAACAAGTTTGGAAAGTCTGAGGACAAAAAACCAACCAATGGTGGACCCGCACCTGCTAACAACTCCCAAGCGATAGCAAGACCTGGTTTTAGAAACCAGAATAAAAAGAAGAAATGAAATCATTGTTTAACAAGGAAGATCACAGATGAATAATTACATTTTCGAAGCCGAAGGAAAAACGAAAGGGGAAGCAGAAGATTATACTCTCGAAACCCTTCGTCTCCAAACAGGCGATTTACGTTTCGAAGTAGTTGATTCCGGAAAGTCAGGCTTTTTGGGAATCACTCAAAAAAAACCTGCCGTTGTACGCGCGTTTGTTGCAAACAACGATATCCCATCAGAAAAAATCATCCATGGGGTGATCATCACTATTTTGAAAAAGATGGGAATCCCAGCAGAAGTAGTGGGAATGGGTGATGTAGACGGAAAAATTTATGTGGAATTAACTAGTAAAGAATCTGGTCTCATCATTGGAAAACGTGGAGGCACTTTGGATTCACTTCAGTTCCTTCTCAATCTTATGGTGGATCCTAAAATCCGACACAATCGTAAAATTGTATTGGATATTGAATCTTACCGTGACAAACGCGAGTTATCACTTATCCGATTGGCAAAATCCGTAGCTGCTTCAGTGATTAAATCAGGAAGGTCAAAACTACTCGATCCAATGAATCCTTTTGAAAGAAGAATTGTCCATATGGCAATCCAAGAAGATGAAAGAGTGTTCACCAGATCAGAAGGAAACGGAACATTTAAACGTGTTCGCGTGATCTCCGCCAAAGAAAAACATAAATACAAAGACTTAGAAGATCCTTCAAAAAAAGGTCTACCAGTAGAAGACTTTGCCGATGGAGTAGACCAAGAAGATCTTGATTGATACCATTGCGGCATTGTCCACAGCCCAAGGTCCCGGAGCGATTGGTATCCTCCGGGTCTCTGGTTCTTTGGTTTTACCGATCTCCCTTTCTGTTTTAGAAAAAAACAGAACTCCACTTACTGAACCATTCATACAAAACCAAAAACGATCTGCGATTTTCTGCGACTTTGTGGAAAATGGAAAACCTCTCGACCAAATTGTATTTTTTTATTTTCCAGCACCTAACTCATATACAGGTGAAGATCTAGCCGAATTCCATTTACATGGAAATCCTATTTTATTAAAACGAGCACTACATATCCTATTTGAAAAAGGAGCTCGACCTGCGCAGAAAGGTGAGTTTACCAAACGAGCTTATCTCAATGGAAAAATCAATTTGTCTGGGGCTGAAGCTATCAGTCGATTGATTGAAGCAAGGTCCAAATACGAATTGGAACTTGCTCAAAAAAATGTATTTGGTGAAATCACAAAGTTAAGTTCAAAAATCAGAAGTGATTTGATTTCACTCAAAGCGGAATGCGAAGCTGAAATTGATTTTTCCACTGAAGACCTTACTTTTGAGAGTTTAGAGCAAAGAAAACAAAGAATGATTTCTCTTAAAATTTTATGTTCTAAACTTATCAAAGATTCTGAAAGAGCAGAATCATTAATCCTTCAATCCACTGTTGTTCTGTTTGGTGAACCGAATACAGGTAAGTCAAGCCTTATGAATTTACTGATTGGTAAAGATCGTTCGATCATATCAGATGTCCCAGGTACAACAAGAGATTATATCGCAGAAGAATTGAGTTTGGATGGAATTCCAATCCGACTCATTGACACAGCTGGGATCAGAGATACAACTGATTCTATTGAACAAATGGGAATTGAAAGAAGTAAAAGAGAAGCAGATAGTGCGAATGTAAAATTACTTCTTATTGATACATCGCTTCCCTTCGATAAACAATTATTTTTAGAAAAACATAAAGAACGACTCTTTGGTTCTCTCATCGTAGCCAACAAAATCGATGCAAAACATCCTTCTTGGCAAATCGAATCTATCCATGATTTTAAAGAGGAATTCCAACTCACGATTTCAGAAATTTCTTGTAAAACAAAACAAGGTATACCCGAATTATTAGAATTATTAAAATCTAAACTGACTTCCAAAGATAATACAGAAGATTTGGTATTACTCGAAGACCGCCAACGTTATCACATTCAAAAAATTGAATCTTCTTTAGCTGAGGCAATCCAACTGATGGAAGTTGATACCCCCGCCGAAATTTACATCCAAGAAATCAATACAGCTCTAAGCGAAATTGGGCAAGTGAATGGAATTGTAGAAAATGAGGAAATTTTGGGGAGAATTTTTAGCAAATTTTGCGTAGGGAAATAATTCCCTAACTCAAAAAATTTAAGATTGTCTATTCGTCAAAATAGTATCTAATTGGTCGCACATTCGATACGAGGTAAAAAATGAAAAAATTTCTTGTGATTCTAACTCTTTTCTCTTTTAGCAGTTTTGGTTTGTTTGCGCAAACAGAAGCAGACGAAGAACCAACGATGCAAACTGAAGAAGCGTCTGAAACCGTTAAACCTAAAAAAGATAAAATGAACAACAAAGACGGTGAGAAAAAAGAGAAAAAGAATAACAAAAAGGCTAAAAAAGCTAAGAAAGCAAAAAAAGAGAAAAAAGCAAAAAAAGACGCTGAGTAATTCGTTTTCTCTACAATTCCAAAAACCCCTGGTTCCAGGGGTTTTTTTATTCCAAATTTTATTCCACCATCCATTATGAAATCCAATCTATTATTCAAATCGATCTTATTTTATTTAATACTCCTTCTTGATTTTCAATGTAAATCGACTTCGCTTGAAAATTATCCAACCAATCTTCCCTCAAATACTTCCTTTCAATTAAAACTAACATCCATCCCACAAGAGTTAAATGGTGAAATACTATCTTATTCAATACAATTCTATCGTTGTTTCAACCAATCAACAAAGGAATGTTATGTTCCTATTTTAGAAAATACTTATGAATTTGGTAAAATCAAATCAAATGTTGCCAGTTTCAAGATAAACCAAACTCTTCCAAAAGATTGGACTCATCTTTCAATTCGAATCAAAGGTATTGAAAAGGTTCATGGAAAGTTCTCACCTGGTCACAATCCATTTTGGTATTCACCAACTGATATAGCAAAATTAGGTCCAAATATAACAAAAGAATTCCGGTTTGTAAGCCAAGAAAACAAAATACCAAATCGAATCCAAGAAGACATCGCCAAAAAATTCGCACCAATCCTTGTTTTTCACAAAGACAAAAAACATTTACCATCTAATATTGAAAAGTTTGCAGATCATTTTATTACAAAGGAATACCCTCTTCCTGAAAAAGATCTTAGAAGAAAAACAAAGAACCAAACAACTTGGAATTATGTAGAATTTCCAGATTTAAATATCAAAGAAAATCCAACCCATTTATACTATCATGTTCGGTATGCAGAAACAACTGTATCGGGAACACAAAATGAAGCACTACCTGGTTTTCGCGATGATTTTAACTATTGGTATGAAGTTGGGAATGGAGATATTGTAGTATCATATTGGATTTGGTATGATTGGAATGAGGGTCCAACTAAATTCGGAAATATCCACCAAGGAGATTTAGAATCTTATGCGCTTCTCATTTCAAAAGATGGCAAACCGAAACGTATTTTACTAACAGGTCACAACCATATCCTACTTGATACAAAATTTCAAAATATAAATTCAATTAAAAATCATCCCATTTTGTATGTTGCGAAAGGGAATATGGGAGCAGACGGTGGAAACCCAACTTCAGCTTATGGTGGTTATACGGTAAAACTTAATGCAGGAAATTTTATATTCAATTATATATCTGATCCATGGGATGTATTCCCTACATTTGATCCCAAAGAATCCATCTTGATAATTCCAACAGATTTATCGGAAAAAGATTTAATCTCAGTAAAAATTGGTCCTGGAACCATCACTACCGATGGTCACAAACAAACTAGTAATCCAAATGAATCAAATCATTCAGAAATAGAACAAGAACATATGAATCAAAGTCCTACTCTATATGTGGATGCACGTTCAATGGTAAAACAAAAGATTCAAAAACTTGTGATGTGGGAAGAACCTGGTTGGGTGAATCAAAAATCATTCCAGGACCCTGATGGGCATCACAAAGTAGACAAATCAGTTGCCTCTTTTTTCCAATTCCAAGGCAGGCTTGGAAAACACCCAAGGACTGTTTTAAAGACTTCAGAACTCAAACAGTATGGAGAATCACCTGAAAATGCACCGTTCAAAACTAATATCGAACAACACTTTACATTTGAACGCCCACGTAGTGAACGAAATCATACTGACAGAGAAGGGAATTATGGTCCAAAATTTTTTGGGGACATTTCTACACCTCAAAAATAGAAAGTATTGAGTTAAATTAATTCAAATCAAATCAATTAACTTTGCTTTGGCGAGCTCTTCTGGTTTAAAAGGTTTTTCTAATTTGATGTATTGGATCATTTCATTTCTTAGGGGATAAATATCTCCTAAGATTGCTTTTTGGATAACAAAATCCTTCCAAGTTTTGAGGCAATGTCCAAATTTTTCTCGATCAAGTAATCTTGTGATGGATTCTTCATTTTCTCCCCAAACAAAAGGGTTTGCACCTGCATACAGAAGTTCTTTCATGGATTCGACTCCATCAGCATATGCTGACAAAAATAAAGCCGTATTACCAAAGTTATCATTTGACTCTAATTGGAAAATATCATCTTCGAGTAAGATCGAACAAACTTCATCTAAATTTCTCTCTGAAGCCAAGTGTAGTGCATTCTTTCCTTCACTATCAATTTGATCTTTGGCTTTAGTGAAGGTTTTCAATAAAAACGAAAGTATTTCAATTCGATTCTCGACAACAGCTTCTAAAAAAACTGTTCTTCCACTTTCATTTCGTAAAGAAAAAATTTCGTCGTTGATCCATTCATGGATTACTTCCCAGAGAGGTTCGTTGGATTCCATCACTGACAAATGGAAAATTGTATTTCCTTCTTTGTCTCGTGTCAGTAAGTTAGGTGAATTTTTCCAAATAGAAGCTGTTTGGATGATTACTTCTATAAATGGAGTTCTGTTTTGACTGAACGCATCAAAGATTACATTGCCAGGAGTACGGTATGGAGAAGTTGGATCCGCACCAGATTGGATCGCATGTTGGAATAAACCAACATGGTCCATCTTTAACATCCAAGAGAGTGCATTGGTGCCGTAGGAATCCAATTCATTGGGATCGGCCCCTTCCTTTAGAATTTCATCCCACTCTTGTAAACTTCCCAATTTCGCAACTTCAATCAAACCCATTCCTGTTACGATAATTGTTTTTGCTTTGTTGTCGATTTTTTAACAGCACGTTTTGCTTGTTTGTACCCAATTGTTTTATCAAATCCACGCTTCACTTCAAACTTTAAAAATTGTATTTGTGAACTTCCTTTCGGAGGGATTAGGCTCATGGCTCGTTCCGACAATGCAGTGATGGTAAGACTTGGATTTACACCTAAATTCACGGTTAACATCGATGCATCACATACTCGCAAATTCTCATATCCAAATACTTTGTTTTCTAAATCGATAACTCCTTTTTCAGGGGATTCAGCCACAATACAACCACCCATGATATGACCTGTGACAGGCGCTGATAACAATGTTTCATTTAAGGAACTACGTGGGATTCCACCAACAATTTCTGCCAATTTACGCGTGAAAGCATTAGCAATCGGAATGTATGTAGGAGTTGGTTCTCCAGTGGAAAGTGTCGATGTTAATGACCTTTGGAAAGGCCAAATGAATCGCCTCTTTCGAACCAGTCTTACACTATTATCTACAGTTTGCATCACAAGTAAGATGATCGAATTTTTTGCGAACCCAACTGGATTGTGAGCTTTTAAAAAATAAAGAGGGTGGCGTACCATTGTCCAAAAGTATTTTAGAGGTCTTGGAAATTTCCCTCCACCATCTGTCATCACACTTGCCATCACTCCAAAAAAATCTGAACCTTTAGAGTATCTCACTGGTTCAATATGAGTGTTTTCATCTGGGTGTACTGAAGATGTGATCGCAATCCCTCTAGAATAATCTGCATTATGACTTGCAGGAACTGTGACTGGTAAAACAGTTTCGCTATTGGTGCGAACTGTATCACCTAACTTCTCTGACAATCGAATCATTTTATTTTCTTGTTGCATCTTAAGAAGTAAACCAACAGTTCCCATGACCCCAGCCGAAAGTACAACTTGGTTTGATCGAAACTTTTGTTTTGGATATCCGAACCATCCAGTTGTACTCTTTGTTTCTAATTCATATCCAAATTCGCCACTCGCTTCTGGATCAGGAATTCCTTTTGCATTGAGTGGAATGAGTGATGTTACCTTTGTTTCTGGTAAAATTACAGCACCTAACTTTTCTGCTAAGTATAAATAGTTTTTATCCAATGTATTTTTTGCATTGTGGCGGCAACCAACCATACAACCTCCGCAGAAATTGCAAGGATCACGGTCTGGTCCATCTCCTTCAAAAAATGGATCCTTTGGATCTTTTTTATTTCCAAAATAAATGCCAACGGGAGTTCTTCGGAATGTATCTTCTTTACCAAATGTTTTTGCTGTTTCTAATAATAAATGGTCAGGTTCCCATAATTGTGGATTTTCAGTTACACCTAACATATGCTTTGCTACTTCGTAAAATGGTAACAACGCTTTTTCCCCACCCATCTTGGAATACAATGGTGAGTTTAAAACTTTAGAAGTAGGAACATACAATGTACAAGCATATACGAGTGATCCACCACCAACTCCAGATCCGCTCACAAGTAAAAAATCGTTGAGTAAGTTGATCCTTTGGATTCCGTAAAAACCAAGTTTTGGCATCCATAAATACTTACGCAAACTCCAATTGGTTTTGGGAAAGTCAGTAGCTTTCCAACGTTTGCCAGATTCGATGACTAAAACTTTATATCCTTTCTGAGAAAGTCGATAGGCGGATACTGAACCACCAAATCCTGACCCAACGATGATCACGTCGAAATCAAATTTTTGTTCTTTTGGAAAGGTTTGTTCCATGGTTCGTTTTTCCTTGTTTGTGGAGAATTAGCGAATCCGATTCTTGGATTGAATTCATTTTCTGTCAATTCGCTCTTAGGAATTCTGAAAAAACTTCTGGTCGAAAGTTATGATTGGTTTTGAATCGGTTCATGCCTGAGATCAAAAAACAAATCCCATTATTAAACCCAGATGGAACCATTACAGAAGAAGGTTGGGCACGTTCACCGCTTTGGACTTATAACCGAGAAAATATTGCCGCATCGAAACTTCGGATCAAAGAATGGGATTATTATTCAATTCTCTCACCTACAAAAGAATTTGGAATCACATTAACTGCGTCTGACTTGGGTTATGCGGGTCTATTTGCGATTTGTTTTTTGGATTTTAAAAAAGGAATCTTCCAACAAATTGATACTTTATCTGTCTTTCCCTTGGGAAAAACTGGATTTCCAAAAGTGAATGATCTTGGTGTAGTCTCTTTCCAAGACAAAAAATTACACTTACGTTTTGAAACAAAAGATGGTAAACGTACGTTAGAATTCGGATCAGACCAATTCTTAGCACCCGATGGTTCCAAAGGAATCCAAGGAAAAATTGAACTCTGGGAACCGAAAATGGATACGATGAACATCGCAACCTCTTGGAAAGAAAATCGAAAGGCCTTTTATTATAATACCAAAATCAATTGTATGCCTGCCGGGGGCCAAGTTAGCGTTGGAAATACTAAGTACCAGTTCGATGCAAAGACCGACTTTGGTGCGTTAGATTGGGGAAGGGGGGTTTGGACATACAAAAATCGTTGGTATTGGGGTTCTGTATCTGCATGGATTGGCGAAAAACCTTTTGGACTCAACTTGGGGTATGGGTTTTCAGATCGAACACCTGCTTCTGAAAATGTGATTTTATATGATGGAAAAATCCACAAACTCGATGAAGTAAAATTTATCATTAATACAAACGATTATATGGCACCTTGGAAATTCCAATCGAATGACAATCGTTTGGATTTGGATTTTAAACCAATCGTGGATCGAAACTCGTATATGAATTTTCTCATCATTAAAACTATCCAACACCAAGTGTTTGGAACATTTAATGGAACAGTCGTTTTGGATGATGGGAAAAAAATCAAACTTGAGAACGTACTTGGGTTTGCCGAAGACGTCCTCAATCATTATTAGTGCAAATCAATGTCTTTGGATGTATGTTTAGATCCAAAGACATTTAAATCCAAAGAAACTGAATTAAAAATTTAAGCTCTTTTTTTAAGTTTGTAATACGCAGAAAAACTAGCTGGAATAAAGATCAATGACCCAAAGGTTCCAAATCCAAGTCCCCAAGCGAGGGACAATGTCATTGGAATGAGTAGTGGGTCCGAACCTCCAATGGCATATGCCGTTGGAATCATCCCTGCCATAGTTGTCATCGTAGTCACGAGGATGGGACGAAAGCGTTCTGATGAAGCAGTAATGAGAGATTCCAAGAGACCTTCTCCCCTTGATTGGAATTCTTCAATTGTATCAACTAACACAATTGAGGCGTTCACGATCACACCTGCGAGTCCTATGATTCCAATCATTGCAAGAAAACTAAGTGCTTTTCCTGAGATCAAAAATCCAAAAACCACACCAACAAATCCCAATGGAATCGAAAGTAATATCAAAACAGGTTTTTTGATACTGTTAAAGATAATCGCAAGGATGGCAAAAATTCCAAAAAATGCTAATACGCCGGCAACTAACAAAGAAACCATTGATTTTGCTGTTTCTTCTTGTTCCCCACGAAATTTGATTTTGTAACCTGGGTATTTTTTACCAATATTGCCAAACTCATCCACGATTTTTCCATT
Coding sequences:
- a CDS encoding MltA domain-containing protein: MKQLLIGLFWIFPGLLFYSQSIGANPNKIIPSQKLRDPKLFSLQIAIQESIHYLQKLPQDTKFLIHGETYSPNEILLPLQKIQKQIHLYETEKLLTEMRKLFQEVELKTGNDLPLITGYYEVRIQGKTKPEGKYTFPALVPPKRGRVDANVVSFPREYWKDESHWKSHSQALVFLRLTDLHLAQLEGSALVQTETKEVFRINYSSDNGLDYISPSIHLTGVCPSLKPYHLSNCMETNPIEVTDA
- the rpmH gene encoding 50S ribosomal protein L34, with protein sequence MKRTFQPSKIKRVRTHGFRARMATPGGRNVIASRRRKGRYKLTVSDEKIGRKF
- the yidD gene encoding membrane protein insertion efficiency factor YidD codes for the protein MNRLFLFLIFLYKKLLSPLLPPSCRFTPSCSEYAKQAFETYPWYKAFVLSIIRISKCHPYHEGGHDPLPKSYNKS
- the yidC gene encoding membrane protein insertase YidC, which gives rise to MQNDTNNRQGRLFLALFLSLAVWMGINYIFFPPQTPKPKTVTETAKTDGADKEKTATTDPKAEIKKATTESPKLKPVKPEEEKTFSLKTDSFLVRFSSLGGRITEYYIKDHKEPDGSEFVIAKDPKFQIDFEGQTEKAVELTRGQGFDFNIIEDKDTIPFSAYNLVNFSSSYNAETKTIVFEAPSLDGKFTIQKKFQFFPSENYFKFNLTLKNRTSETIHISPSKSDVYFRSFSSLGPILKKKEDFNDRDNAHYFRYYYLDGSFKDHVDGTSTQGFFDNLFGSNEGKDTRYEIKKGSNDKVDFVGTGSRYFIGVIDPLNDKPAGVLLDNRKGNETGVLLVYDNWKLGPGEEVNLDYAAYVGVRELDGTAFRDSKLDPKINKDSTFAGLSESLDKSFNQGITTPLRNGIVWILKKIYLVIPNYGWAIVIFAILFKLAFYPLNKKQAESMKKMQELSPQIKLINEKYAEDPKLKQEKTIELYKKNGTNPMAGCLPMLIQIPIFIALYTAFSDTVDLWNSPFLWIKDLSEPDTVFTTPKLAFIGTLAINILPLIMVATQVVQSKMTTVSTDPNQKMMMYMMPVIMLYFFWSMPAGVTMYWTMQNILSIAQQVYTNKFGKSEDKKPTNGGPAPANNSQAIARPGFRNQNKKKK
- the jag gene encoding RNA-binding cell elongation regulator Jag/EloR encodes the protein MNNYIFEAEGKTKGEAEDYTLETLRLQTGDLRFEVVDSGKSGFLGITQKKPAVVRAFVANNDIPSEKIIHGVIITILKKMGIPAEVVGMGDVDGKIYVELTSKESGLIIGKRGGTLDSLQFLLNLMVDPKIRHNRKIVLDIESYRDKRELSLIRLAKSVAASVIKSGRSKLLDPMNPFERRIVHMAIQEDERVFTRSEGNGTFKRVRVISAKEKHKYKDLEDPSKKGLPVEDFADGVDQEDLD
- the mnmE gene encoding tRNA uridine-5-carboxymethylaminomethyl(34) synthesis GTPase MnmE; the encoded protein is MIDTIAALSTAQGPGAIGILRVSGSLVLPISLSVLEKNRTPLTEPFIQNQKRSAIFCDFVENGKPLDQIVFFYFPAPNSYTGEDLAEFHLHGNPILLKRALHILFEKGARPAQKGEFTKRAYLNGKINLSGAEAISRLIEARSKYELELAQKNVFGEITKLSSKIRSDLISLKAECEAEIDFSTEDLTFESLEQRKQRMISLKILCSKLIKDSERAESLILQSTVVLFGEPNTGKSSLMNLLIGKDRSIISDVPGTTRDYIAEELSLDGIPIRLIDTAGIRDTTDSIEQMGIERSKREADSANVKLLLIDTSLPFDKQLFLEKHKERLFGSLIVANKIDAKHPSWQIESIHDFKEEFQLTISEISCKTKQGIPELLELLKSKLTSKDNTEDLVLLEDRQRYHIQKIESSLAEAIQLMEVDTPAEIYIQEINTALSEIGQVNGIVENEEILGRIFSKFCVGK
- a CDS encoding ankyrin repeat domain-containing protein → MGLIEVAKLGSLQEWDEILKEGADPNELDSYGTNALSWMLKMDHVGLFQHAIQSGADPTSPYRTPGNVIFDAFSQNRTPFIEVIIQTASIWKNSPNLLTRDKEGNTIFHLSVMESNEPLWEVIHEWINDEIFSLRNESGRTVFLEAVVENRIEILSFLLKTFTKAKDQIDSEGKNALHLASERNLDEVCSILLEDDIFQLESNDNFGNTALFLSAYADGVESMKELLYAGANPFVWGENEESITRLLDREKFGHCLKTWKDFVIQKAILGDIYPLRNEMIQYIKLEKPFKPEELAKAKLIDLI
- a CDS encoding GMC oxidoreductase; this encodes MEQTFPKEQKFDFDVIIVGSGFGGSVSAYRLSQKGYKVLVIESGKRWKATDFPKTNWSLRKYLWMPKLGFYGIQRINLLNDFLLVSGSGVGGGSLVYACTLYVPTSKVLNSPLYSKMGGEKALLPFYEVAKHMLGVTENPQLWEPDHLLLETAKTFGKEDTFRRTPVGIYFGNKKDPKDPFFEGDGPDRDPCNFCGGCMVGCRHNAKNTLDKNYLYLAEKLGAVILPETKVTSLIPLNAKGIPDPEASGEFGYELETKSTTGWFGYPKQKFRSNQVVLSAGVMGTVGLLLKMQQENKMIRLSEKLGDTVRTNSETVLPVTVPASHNADYSRGIAITSSVHPDENTHIEPVRYSKGSDFFGVMASVMTDGGGKFPRPLKYFWTMVRHPLYFLKAHNPVGFAKNSIILLVMQTVDNSVRLVRKRRFIWPFQRSLTSTLSTGEPTPTYIPIANAFTRKLAEIVGGIPRSSLNETLLSAPVTGHIMGGCIVAESPEKGVIDLENKVFGYENLRVCDASMLTVNLGVNPSLTITALSERAMSLIPPKGSSQIQFLKFEVKRGFDKTIGYKQAKRAVKKSTTKQKQLS
- a CDS encoding DUF2804 domain-containing protein; translation: MPEIKKQIPLLNPDGTITEEGWARSPLWTYNRENIAASKLRIKEWDYYSILSPTKEFGITLTASDLGYAGLFAICFLDFKKGIFQQIDTLSVFPLGKTGFPKVNDLGVVSFQDKKLHLRFETKDGKRTLEFGSDQFLAPDGSKGIQGKIELWEPKMDTMNIATSWKENRKAFYYNTKINCMPAGGQVSVGNTKYQFDAKTDFGALDWGRGVWTYKNRWYWGSVSAWIGEKPFGLNLGYGFSDRTPASENVILYDGKIHKLDEVKFIINTNDYMAPWKFQSNDNRLDLDFKPIVDRNSYMNFLIIKTIQHQVFGTFNGTVVLDDGKKIKLENVLGFAEDVLNHY